TTCCCAAGTCTGGCCGGAGGCCTTGACTAGGGATTCGAGCGGTCCGTATCTGACTACGATCGTCAGTGCCGCACGGTCGACCGCCACCTCCTGCACTCCGATGCCGATGCGGCCAATGCGCTTGCCACGATCATCCACTTCAGTCGGCGTTACCGACAGGCTGATTGTCTTGCCCTGGCGGTCCACAGCAAGACCGAGGGGCCGTCCCGGCGCCTCTCGGATAATCGTCACCACTTGCGTCCAGCTTGCAATCGGCACGCCATCGATGGCCAGGATTCTGTCCTCTTCGCGCAGGCCAGCCAAGTCGGCCACCCCGCCGGGAGCAATCTTGCCGACAACCGGCGGTAATTGCGGCCGGAAGAAGCGGAAACCCATTTGCTGAAGGATGTCCCCTTCCAGGTCGGAGGTGTCGATTGAGGCAAGGTCGAGTTTTCGGAAGGATACCTCTTGCCTATCGTTGATCACTTCCATAGTGACTCCGCTCTTGGCAATCGCCTGTTGCAACAGTTCCCAGCGCAGCTCCTGCCATGAAGCAATTGCCTGGCCATTGATGCTGCGAACCAGTTCCCCCTCCTTGAACCCGGCCTGTTCGGCCATCGACTGTGCCGCAGGCTTGCCCAGCACGGGCCTGGGTTCTTCCACGCCATGGACGAAGAGAACCCAGTACATGAAGATCGCCAGCAAGAAATTGGCCACGGGGCCGGCCAGAACGATGGCAAATCGCTTCCACACCGGCTGTCGATTGAATGCGCGCGGCAACTCTGCGGCCTCGACCTCCCCTTCCCGCTCATCAAGCATCTTGACGTACCCGCCCAAGGGGAAAATCGCCAAAGCCAGTTCTGTTTGATCCCGACCGAAGCGACACGACAGAAGGGGCTTGCCAAAGCCGACGGAAAAGCGAAGCACCTTGACGCCGCACCAGCGGGCAAGCGCAAAATGCCCGGCTTCGTGCACCACGATCAGCAACCCCAAAGCCAAGGCGAACGCACCCAGATAAAACAGGAAATTGCTCATGCGGAATGGCCGAGAACGGCTACATGAAGTCGCGCCACTTCGCGCGCGGCGTCATCGGCCGCCAGAACGTCCTCCAAGCTTGCGACCTCTTTCCAAGGAACATCAGCCAGCGTCTGGGCGATCACCCCAGGAATGCGGGTAAATCCAAGGTTCCCGCCCAAAAAAGCTTCGACCGCAACCTCATTTGCAGCGTTCAGGACGGCCGGTGCGTTTCCTCCCTCTGCCAAAGCCTCGTATGCCAGCCTGAGACAGGGGAAGCGCTGAAAATCGGGGCGCTCGAAATTCAAGGTGCCGATTCTGCAGAGATCCAAAGGCTCGACGCCCGCCTCAATGCGCTCTGGAAAACCCAGCGCATAGGCTATGGGGGTGCGCATGTCCGGGTTGCCGAGCTGGGCGATGACCGAGCCGTCGGCGTATTCGACCATGGAATGGATTACGCTTTGCGGGTGGATGACGACCTCGATGCGATCAGGGGGGGCATTGAACAGCCAATGTGCTTCGATTACTTCCAGGCCCTTGTTCATCATGGTTGCCGAATCGACCGATATTTTGCGACCCATCACCCAGTTCGGATGGGCACAAGCCTGCTGGGGTGTCACCTGTTCGAGATCCTCTAATGGGATTTGCCTGAACGGCCCGCCGGAGGCAGTAAGCAATATACGGCGCACTCCGCTGTCCTCTAAATTACTTGAATAATTTCTTGGAAGTGACTGATATATCGCGTTATGCTCGCTATCTATCGGAAGCAGGACAGATCCATTCCGCTGCACTTCTTTCATGAAGACCGGCCCAGCCATGACCAGCGCTTCTTTGTTAGCAAGGAGAATTCTCTTGCCCGCCCCGGCCGCCGCCAAGGTCGGACGCAGGCCAGCGGCACCGACGATGGCTGCCATGACGGTATCGACCTCGGGCAGGCTGGCAATTCTTTCCAGAGATTCCACACCGGCCAGAACGGTTGTCCCGCTACCGGATTGGCGTAACAACTCTTTCAGGCTGGCAGCCGCCTCATCCGACCCCACCACTGCAAAACGTGGGTGGAACCGGGCACACTGCTCGGCCAGTCGATCGATCCTGTTCAGGGCCGAAAGCGCGAGTACCTCGTAGCGATCGGGATGACGCGAGACCACATCGAGGGTATTGACGCCGATGGACCCGGTTGCGCCCAGCACGACTAGCTTTTGCCTGGGGGGGCTCATGGCGTCTGCCTTTCCCAAAGAAGCACTGCAAGGGCGACCAGAGGCAAGGTGGAGGTCAGACTGTCGATTCGATCAAGCACACCGCCATGCCCCGGCAGGGTCGCTCCGCTGTCCTTGACGCCTGCCTGTCGTTTGGCCAGCGACTCGAACAAATCGCCAAGAATGCTGACGGCCGTGAGCACGACCAGAGACATCGTGAACAGGATCCAGGCACCTGAAGTGGTCGGCATTCTGCCGGCGGCCCATGCGACTGCCAATCCATAGATCAATACCCCGGCAACAGCTCCCATCGCTCCTTCCCAGGTCTTTCCCGGGCTGATGGCTGGCGCCAGTTTATGGCGACCAAAGGTGCGTCCGCAGATATAGGCTGAAATGTCGGCCACCCAAACGGAGGCCATGGAAGCCAGCAGGAAAAGCGGTGCAAATACACGCAGTTGCATCAGCGCCAGGCAGGCTGGAATAAGAACGGCAGCTCCTGCCAGCAGGCCGGGAATTCGGGCGGAGGTCGGCCATTTTGTTCTCAGCCAGAGCGGAACGGCCAACAGCCAAAACACCGTAGCCAGAACGAAAATCGCCGACAGCAATGCCACCTGGCGGGTGGCCCCCGTCCCGATGTCGAAAGCAAGCCAGCCGAGAACAGCGCACAAGGCCATCAAGGCCAATGCGTAGTTCCGCCGGCCAGGGGCGTCCAGTTTCATCAGGCCACCCCACTCCCAGGCTCCAACGCCGGCAACCACGGAGGCAAACAGCAGCCAGCCGGAAAACGGAAGCAGGAAAAGCACGGCGAGGAAACCCGCCAGGAGAAGCAATGCGGTGACGACCCGCGCCTTAAGCATTCTCGCTTGCGGCCGAGGAACGGGCCGGATCCTCCGGCCTTGCCGGCGTGCCATCCGTCTGGAGCTGTTCGGAAGTGCGGCCGAAGCGGCGTTCCCGTTGCTGGTATGAGGCAATGGCCAGATCGAGCGCGGCCGCATCGAACTCCGGCCAGAGCGTGTCAGTGAAATAGAACTCGCTGTAGGCCAGTTGCCACAGCAGGAAGTTGCTGACCCGCTGCTCTCCGCCGGTGCGTATGAAAAGATCGGGTTCCGGGCCGTAATTGAGGGTCAGATGGGCGGCTAGATCGGCCTCGGTGAAGCTGCCCCTCTTGTCCGGATTGGCGGCCAGCATCCTCTCCACCGCCTGCAGGATATCCCATCGACCACCATAGTTGGCCGCAATGGTGAGGGTCAGTGCGGAGTTCCCGGCCGTCAGCGCCTCGCTTCGCTTGATAAGCGCAACGATCTGCGGATCAAACCGGGAGAGGTCGCCGATGACGCGGAAACGGATACGGTTTTCATGCAACTTGACCACTTCATCTTCCAGTGCTCGCAGAAAAAGCTGCATGAGGAACGACACTTCCTCCTGGGGCCGGCGCCAATTTTCGGAACTGAAGGCGAACAGGGTCAGGTAGGAAACGCCGCGCTGAACACAGGCTTTGATGATTTCGCGCACGGTTTCGACGCCGCGCTTGTGGCCGGCCACGCGCGGCATGAAGCGTTTCTTGGCCCAGCGGCCATTGCCATCCATGATGATGGCGATATGGCGCGGCACGTCGCCGACCGTCGGAATTTCCTGCGTGGAACTGGGAAAAAGGGTCACGGCAGCTTCTCCGGGCGCCGCGTGATGGACCGTCAGACGGCCATCAGGTCGCTTTCCTTCTGGGCGAGCGCCTTGTCGATCTCAGCGATGGTGCGGTCGGTCAGCTTCTGCACGTCTTCCTGCGCGCGCCGCTCGTCGTCCTCGGAAATGGTCTTCGCCTTCATGGCCTCCTTGAGGGCATGGTTGGCGTCGCGCCGCAGGTTGCGCACGGCCACGCGGGCATTTTCCGCCTCTCCGCGCACCACCTTGATGAGGTCCTTGCGGCGCTCCTCGGTCAGGGCCGGCATGGGCACGCGCACGGTATCGCCCACCGAGGAGGGGTTGAGCCCCAGATCGGAATCGCGAATCGCCTTCTCGATGGCCGGCGCCAGCTTCTTTTCCCAAGGCGTCACGCCAATGGTGCGGGCATCGATCAGGTTGATGTTGGCCACCTGGTTGATCGGCATCATGGAACCATAGTAGTCCACCTGAACGTGGTCCAGGATGCCGGCGTGGGCCCGTCCGGTGCGCACCTTGCCGAGGTCGTTCTTCAACGCCTCGAGCGATTTCTGCATTTTCTGTTCAGTCGATTTCTTGAGCTCCGGGATCATCCTGATCTCTCCTCAACAATGAACCATGGTGCCTTCGTCCTCGCCGAGGACGACCGCTTTCAGCGCGCCAGACTTGAAGATGCTGAAGACGTTGATCGGCAGTTTCTGGTCGCGGCACAGGGCCAGCGCCGTGGCATCCATCACCTGCAGGTTCCTGCCGATCGCCTCGTCGAAGCTGACGCGGTGGTAGCGTTTCGCTGTCGGATCCTTCTTCGGATCGGCGGTATAGACGCCGTCTACCTTGGTCGCCTTGATGACGATCTCGGCGCCGATCTCGGAGCCGCGCAGCGCGGCGGCGGTATCGGTGGTGAAGAACGGGTTGCCGGTGCCCGCTGCGAAGACGACGATCTTGCCCTCTTCCAGGTAGCGGATGGCCTTGCCGCGGATGTAGGGCTCGACCACCTGTTCGATGTTCAGCGCCGACTGGACGCGCCCGTTTAGGCCGGCCTGGCGCAGGGCGTCGGCCAGCGCCATGGCGTTCATCACCGTCGCCAGCATGCCCATGTAGTCGGCGGTGGCGCGATCCATGCCGGAGGCGCTGCCGGCCAGGCCGCGGAAGATGTTGCCGCCGCCGATGACCACGCCGATCTCGACCCCCAGGTCGGCGACCGACTTGATCTCAGCGACGATCCCCGCCAGCGTCTCCCGGTTGATGCCGTAGGCTTCGCTGCCCATGAGGGCCTCGCCCGACAGCTTGAGCAGGATGCGCTTGTAGGCGGGTGTTCCCATGCTTAGCGGGCGGCGGCCGCGGCGGCCTGGGCGGCCACTTCGGCAGCGAAGTCGTTGGAACGCTTCTCCAGGCCCTCGCCGACCACGTAGAGCTGGAAGCCGGCGATGGAGGCGCCTTTGGCCTTGAGCAACTGTTCGATGGTCTGCTTGCCGTCCTCGGCCTTGACGAACACCTGGCCGAGCAGGGTCACTTCCTTGAGGTACTTCTGCACCGTGCCCTCGGCGATCTTCTCCAGCATAGCCTCCGGCTTGCCGGCTTCGCGCGCCTTCTCGACGGCGATGCGGCGCTCGGTGTCCAGCAGGTCGGCCGGCACGCCGGAAGCGTCCAGCGCCTTCGGCTTGGAAGCGGCGATGTGCATGGCGACGTCCTTGGCCAAGGCGTCGTCGCCCGTCATGTCCACCAGCACGCCGATCTTGGCGCCGCCGTGAATGTAGCTCACCAGTTTGCCCTTCGCCTCGAAGCGGGCAAAGCGG
The window above is part of the Denitratisoma sp. genome. Proteins encoded here:
- a CDS encoding phosphatidate cytidylyltransferase; the encoded protein is MLKARVVTALLLLAGFLAVLFLLPFSGWLLFASVVAGVGAWEWGGLMKLDAPGRRNYALALMALCAVLGWLAFDIGTGATRQVALLSAIFVLATVFWLLAVPLWLRTKWPTSARIPGLLAGAAVLIPACLALMQLRVFAPLFLLASMASVWVADISAYICGRTFGRHKLAPAISPGKTWEGAMGAVAGVLIYGLAVAWAAGRMPTTSGAWILFTMSLVVLTAVSILGDLFESLAKRQAGVKDSGATLPGHGGVLDRIDSLTSTLPLVALAVLLWERQTP
- the ispC gene encoding 1-deoxy-D-xylulose-5-phosphate reductoisomerase produces the protein MSPPRQKLVVLGATGSIGVNTLDVVSRHPDRYEVLALSALNRIDRLAEQCARFHPRFAVVGSDEAAASLKELLRQSGSGTTVLAGVESLERIASLPEVDTVMAAIVGAAGLRPTLAAAGAGKRILLANKEALVMAGPVFMKEVQRNGSVLLPIDSEHNAIYQSLPRNYSSNLEDSGVRRILLTASGGPFRQIPLEDLEQVTPQQACAHPNWVMGRKISVDSATMMNKGLEVIEAHWLFNAPPDRIEVVIHPQSVIHSMVEYADGSVIAQLGNPDMRTPIAYALGFPERIEAGVEPLDLCRIGTLNFERPDFQRFPCLRLAYEALAEGGNAPAVLNAANEVAVEAFLGGNLGFTRIPGVIAQTLADVPWKEVASLEDVLAADDAAREVARLHVAVLGHSA
- the tsf gene encoding translation elongation factor Ts, which codes for MAEITASMVKELREKTDAPMMECKKALTEAGGDMAKAEEILRVKLGNKASKAASRVAAEGMVGVFIAPDAKLGAIIEVNCETDFVAKNDDFQAFTKALAELVAKQNPADVAALSGLTLNGATVEATRTALVGKIGENMSIRRFARFEAKGKLVSYIHGGAKIGVLVDMTGDDALAKDVAMHIAASKPKALDASGVPADLLDTERRIAVEKAREAGKPEAMLEKIAEGTVQKYLKEVTLLGQVFVKAEDGKQTIEQLLKAKGASIAGFQLYVVGEGLEKRSNDFAAEVAAQAAAAAAR
- the frr gene encoding ribosome recycling factor, yielding MIPELKKSTEQKMQKSLEALKNDLGKVRTGRAHAGILDHVQVDYYGSMMPINQVANINLIDARTIGVTPWEKKLAPAIEKAIRDSDLGLNPSSVGDTVRVPMPALTEERRKDLIKVVRGEAENARVAVRNLRRDANHALKEAMKAKTISEDDERRAQEDVQKLTDRTIAEIDKALAQKESDLMAV
- the pyrH gene encoding UMP kinase, which encodes MGTPAYKRILLKLSGEALMGSEAYGINRETLAGIVAEIKSVADLGVEIGVVIGGGNIFRGLAGSASGMDRATADYMGMLATVMNAMALADALRQAGLNGRVQSALNIEQVVEPYIRGKAIRYLEEGKIVVFAAGTGNPFFTTDTAAALRGSEIGAEIVIKATKVDGVYTADPKKDPTAKRYHRVSFDEAIGRNLQVMDATALALCRDQKLPINVFSIFKSGALKAVVLGEDEGTMVHC
- the uppS gene encoding polyprenyl diphosphate synthase, producing MTLFPSSTQEIPTVGDVPRHIAIIMDGNGRWAKKRFMPRVAGHKRGVETVREIIKACVQRGVSYLTLFAFSSENWRRPQEEVSFLMQLFLRALEDEVVKLHENRIRFRVIGDLSRFDPQIVALIKRSEALTAGNSALTLTIAANYGGRWDILQAVERMLAANPDKRGSFTEADLAAHLTLNYGPEPDLFIRTGGEQRVSNFLLWQLAYSEFYFTDTLWPEFDAAALDLAIASYQQRERRFGRTSEQLQTDGTPARPEDPARSSAASENA
- the rseP gene encoding RIP metalloprotease RseP translates to MSNFLFYLGAFALALGLLIVVHEAGHFALARWCGVKVLRFSVGFGKPLLSCRFGRDQTELALAIFPLGGYVKMLDEREGEVEAAELPRAFNRQPVWKRFAIVLAGPVANFLLAIFMYWVLFVHGVEEPRPVLGKPAAQSMAEQAGFKEGELVRSINGQAIASWQELRWELLQQAIAKSGVTMEVINDRQEVSFRKLDLASIDTSDLEGDILQQMGFRFFRPQLPPVVGKIAPGGVADLAGLREEDRILAIDGVPIASWTQVVTIIREAPGRPLGLAVDRQGKTISLSVTPTEVDDRGKRIGRIGIGVQEVAVDRAALTIVVRYGPLESLVKASGQTWETSVFSLTMLGRMIVGGVSWKNLSGPVTIADYAGQSAKLGLAYYIKFLALISISLGVLNLLPIPLLDGGHLMYYIVEIIKGGPVSERVMEIGQQIGLALLAMLMAFAFYNDINRLVSG